From Oncorhynchus tshawytscha isolate Ot180627B linkage group LG27, Otsh_v2.0, whole genome shotgun sequence, a single genomic window includes:
- the LOC112234858 gene encoding LOW QUALITY PROTEIN: ankyrin repeat and SOCS box protein 16-like (The sequence of the model RefSeq protein was modified relative to this genomic sequence to represent the inferred CDS: deleted 1 base in 1 codon): MSKDTFAFSSAALHSLKVDQEWKEWQDKRQALAHRRAMSRPPVSRASRPPPRQQRGLQEIWVYEARCRDTTIHNTFMCGDMKGVHTVLKDPCMVNALMETVHEEMVWAPELGMWSMSSKIKQTSALRLAASKGHSGCVEELLFRGAEVDADPGGSTALHDACIGGHDSCVQLLLAHGADPDLLAEDGSAPLHLCSTAQTFQCAELLVTGGAEVNVLTSETKITPLHVVARRGMEEHVKLFLSHGADVSARNREGETPLNTACGEAERPAELGRYLRVVQMLLGAGADHCTAGRKHHTPLHNACSNCSPRIAEIVQQHGAKADMQNFAGYTPMDCLLQVVEDYPDQHPEAVARSLLNHGAKAGKSLMLKLCLLSPATLEVMLNCYAVVPSCEEWMQSIPLEIHETHQGFFDSVRQMTSQPRSLQHLCGCALRHHLGKGIDAAISRLDVPSSLMEYLLLRNDGEIR, translated from the exons ATGTCCAAGGACACATTTGCCTTCAGCTCAGCCGCCTTGCATTCTCTGAAAGTGGATCAGGAGTGGAAGGAGTGGCAGGATAAGCGGCAGGCATTGGCCCACAGGAGGGCCATGAGCCGGCCACCTGTGTCCCGGGCCTCCAGACCCCCTCCCAGACAGCAACGGGGCCTCCAGGAGATCTGGGTCTATGAGGCCCGATGCAGAGACACCACAATCCACAACACATTCATGTGTGGGGACATGAAGGGAGTGCACACTGTGTTAAAGGACCCCTGCATGGTCAACGCACTGATGGAAACAGTACATGAGGAGATGGTGTGGGCTCCAGAGCTGG GGATGTGGAGCATGAGCTCCAAGATCAAGCAGACATCTGCATTGCGTCTGGCAGCCAGCAAGGGACACTCAGGCTGTGTGGAGGAGCTGCTGTTTCGAGGGGCGGAGGTGGATGCTGACCCTGGTGGCAGCACAGCCCTGCATGATGCCTGTATAGGTGGCCATGACAGCTGTGTCCAGCTGCTGCTAGCCCACGGAGCAGACCCTGACCTGCTGGCAGAAGACGGCAGTGCACCCCTTCACCTCTGCAGCACAGCCCAGACATTTCA GTGTGCTGAGCTGCTGGTGACGGGTGGGGCAGAGGTCAATGTGTTGACCAGTGAAACAAAGATAACGCCCCTCCATGTGGTGGCTCGTCGGGGTATGGAGGAGCATGTGAAGCTCTTTCTGTCCCATGGAGCTGATGTGTCAGCCAGGAACCGTGAGGGGGAGACCCCCCTGAATACAGCCTGTGGTGAGGCTGAAAGGCCTGCCGAG TTGGGGCGGTACCTCCGCGTGGTCCAGATGCTGCTGGGAGCTGGGGCTGACCACTGCACTGCAGGCAGAAAACACCACACACCTTTACACAACGCCTGTAGTAACTGCAGCCCACGCATTGCAGAAATTGTACAACAACACGGAGCCAAAGCAGACATGCAGAACTTTGCTGGATACACACCCATGGACTGTCTGTTACAG GTGGTGGAGGACTATCCAGACCAGCATCCGGAGGCTGTAGCACGCTCCCTCCTAAACCACGGGGCCAAGGCCGGTAAAAGCTTG ATGCTGaagctctgcctcctctcccctgccactCTGGAGGTAATGCTGAACTGCTATGCCGTTGTCCCTTCCTGTGAGGAATGGATGCAGTCTATCCCTCTTGAGATACATGAG aCGCACCAGGGTTTCTTTGACTCTGTGAGGCAGATGACGAGCCAGCCCCGCTCCCTGCAGCACCTGTGCGGCTGTGCTCTGCGCCACCACTTAGGAAAAGGTATCGACGCAGCTATCAGTAGATTGGACGTCCCCAGCTCTCTGATGGAGTATCTGCTACTTCGGAATGACGGGGAGATCCGGTGA
- the LOC112234860 gene encoding homologous recombination OB-fold protein isoform X2 — MTCKWNGLFNVGEDFNDEDLLEMDWSAPSVSASTVSSAAQSCFLRSTAASTPAAPYGQNNSHQPTTEGILAHRGLSNGPGSENSTPNSVGQSPALGLRQLSTSKPLPSFPLPPLHLPTLSRGLCTVTQQSSSPAQQMKSNTTGQQEAPSPQDDFDDWVVDLADLDESDPQMSTWAQVRETAPAADLTKPSDDSVSPAKRLRPTACGGAQTGPNVGLRGFSTSNQMSGLPSSSSILHRSSFPGPFPSPRPDPSATFLLAPPQSPVFPGLTMASSPFPRPVTPRPVRGLPSQVQRPWATPLAQGRSLFDPISPAPSSRFAGPISSPSLTPRSLHTPVFTNHLIQLVSNSNKTPQRPGSDHIRPNTRRFPGPAGILPQQQLHGQSLDDIVVAIPQTPAHGAVARLPSQVPSSQTEEEDFSGGPWAAMKAEMGLDERNSSCFLHSYSVAMVLRKAALKQLVKNKVPNMAVVLKSILHTHADAKAVFRDPTGEMQGTVHRRLLEDRLGELKMGAVLLLKQVGVFSPSHRNHYLNVTPNNLLRIYPPDGSTPSSTQSQLLPLPLEPMLESPDQSSSVPGAPVSQMELFYDNDDEEDVRAPQVSADSGAGSSCVPQGPPAAPLDLSWDADDLDELLGELPVESYCL; from the exons ATG ACTTGCAAGTGGAATGGATTATTTAACGTTGGGGAGGACTTCAATGATGAG gatctACTTGAGATGGACTGGTCTGCTCCATCAGTGTCTGCTAGCACAGTGTCCTCTGCAGCACAGTCCTGTTTCCTCCGTTCAACTGCAGCATCAACTCCTGCTGCCCCCTATGGCCAGAATAACTCACATCAACCAACCACAGAAGGCATACTTGCCCATAGGGGCCTGTCGAATGGCCCAGGGTCAGAGAATTCAACACCGAACAGTGTAGGACAGTCTCCTGCTTTGGGTTTGAGACAGCTCTCTACATCTAAACCATTGCCCtcattccctcttccccctctccaccttcCTACACTGAGTAGGGGACTGTGTACAGTTACCCAACAGAGCTCCTCACCAGCTCAACAGATGAAGTCAAACACAACAGGACAACAAGAGGCCCCCTCGCCGCAGGATGACTTTGATGATTGGGTTGTTGACCTGGCAGACCTAGATGAAAGTGACCCACAGATGAGCACTTGGGCTCAGGTCCGAGAAACTGCTCCAGCTGCAGATCTAACCAAGCCCAGCGATGACTCTGTATCCCCAGCCAAAAGACTACGGCCCACAGCCTGTGGTGGTGCTCAAACCGGGCCCAATGTGGGTCTGAGAGGATTCAGTACCTCTAACCAAATGTCTGGTCttcccagtagtagtagtatactcCACAGGTCCTCATTCCCtggtcccttcccctctccccgcCCTGATCCTAGTGCTACTTTCCTCCTAGCTCCACCCCAAAGCCCAGTGTTTCCTGGCCTCACCATGGCCTCCAGCCCCTTCCCCAGGCCTGTGACCCCCAGGCCAGTCAGAGGGCTTCCTTCCCAGGTACAGAGGCCCTGGGCTACACCTCTGGCTCAGGGACGCAGCCTTTTTGACCCCATCTCCCCAGCCCCCTCTAGTAGGTTTGCTGGACCCATTTCTTCCCCCAGTCTCACCCCCCGTTCCCTCCACACGCCCGTCTTCACTAACCACTTGATTCAGCTGGTGTCCAACTCCAACAAGACCCCCCAGAGACCGGGTTCTGACCACATCCGGCCCAATACCCGCCGCTTCCCCGGGCCTGCAGGAATCCTACCACAACAG CAGCTCCATGGGCAGAGCCTGGATGACATCGTGGTGGCCATTCCTCAGACACCTGCACATGGGGCCGTGGCTCGACTGCCCAGTCAG GTTCCCAGCTCTCAGACTGAGGAAGAGGATTTCAGTGGAGGTCCGTGGGCAGCGATGAAGGCAGAGATGGGATTGGACGAAAGGAACTCCTCCTGTTTTCTGCACTCTTACAGCGTGGCCATGGTACTCCGCAAG gcgGCCCTGAAACAGCTGGTGAAGAACAAGGTCCCCAACATGGCTGTGGTACTAAAGAGCATCCTCCACACACACGCTGATGCCAAGGCTGTGTTCAGGGATCCCACAG GAGAGATGCAGGGCACAGTGCACCGGCGCCTCCTAGAGGACAGACTGGGGGAGCTCAAGATGGGGGCGGTACTGCTGCTCAAACAG GTGGGTGTGTTCTCTCCGTCCCACCGTAACCACTACCTGAACGTGACACCCAACAACCTCCTGAGGATCTACCCTCCTGACGGCTCGACCCCGTCCTCCACACAGAGCCAGCTGCTCCCACTCCCCCTG GAGCCAATGTTGGAATCACCTGATCAGTCCTCCAGTGTCCCAGGAGCCCCTGTGTCTCAGATGGAGTTGTtctatgataatgatgatgaagaGGATGTTCGTGCCCCACAGGTCTCTGCAGACTCTGGTGCTGGCTCCTCTTGTGTTCCACAGGGCCCGCCTGCTGCACCACTGGACCTGTCCTGGGACGCAG ATGACCTTGATGAGCTTCTTGGAGAGTTGCCTGTTGagtcctactgcctctga
- the LOC112234860 gene encoding homologous recombination OB-fold protein isoform X3, which translates to MDWSAPSVSASTVSSAAQSCFLRSTAASTPAAPYGQNNSHQPTTEGILAHRGLSNGPGSENSTPNSVGQSPALGLRQLSTSKPLPSFPLPPLHLPTLSRGLCTVTQQSSSPAQQMKSNTTGQQEAPSPQDDFDDWVVDLADLDESDPQMSTWAQVRETAPAADLTKPSDDSVSPAKRLRPTACGGAQTGPNVGLRGFSTSNQMSGLPSSSSILHRSSFPGPFPSPRPDPSATFLLAPPQSPVFPGLTMASSPFPRPVTPRPVRGLPSQVQRPWATPLAQGRSLFDPISPAPSSRFAGPISSPSLTPRSLHTPVFTNHLIQLVSNSNKTPQRPGSDHIRPNTRRFPGPAGILPQQQLHGQSLDDIVVAIPQTPAHGAVARLPSQVPSSQTEEEDFSGGPWAAMKAEMGLDERNSSCFLHSYSVAMVLRKAALKQLVKNKVPNMAVVLKSILHTHADAKAVFRDPTGEMQGTVHRRLLEDRLGELKMGAVLLLKQVGVFSPSHRNHYLNVTPNNLLRIYPPDGSTPSSTQSQLLPLPLEPMLESPDQSSSVPGAPVSQMELFYDNDDEEDVRAPQVSADSGAGSSCVPQGPPAAPLDLSWDADDLDELLGELPVESYCL; encoded by the exons ATGGACTGGTCTGCTCCATCAGTGTCTGCTAGCACAGTGTCCTCTGCAGCACAGTCCTGTTTCCTCCGTTCAACTGCAGCATCAACTCCTGCTGCCCCCTATGGCCAGAATAACTCACATCAACCAACCACAGAAGGCATACTTGCCCATAGGGGCCTGTCGAATGGCCCAGGGTCAGAGAATTCAACACCGAACAGTGTAGGACAGTCTCCTGCTTTGGGTTTGAGACAGCTCTCTACATCTAAACCATTGCCCtcattccctcttccccctctccaccttcCTACACTGAGTAGGGGACTGTGTACAGTTACCCAACAGAGCTCCTCACCAGCTCAACAGATGAAGTCAAACACAACAGGACAACAAGAGGCCCCCTCGCCGCAGGATGACTTTGATGATTGGGTTGTTGACCTGGCAGACCTAGATGAAAGTGACCCACAGATGAGCACTTGGGCTCAGGTCCGAGAAACTGCTCCAGCTGCAGATCTAACCAAGCCCAGCGATGACTCTGTATCCCCAGCCAAAAGACTACGGCCCACAGCCTGTGGTGGTGCTCAAACCGGGCCCAATGTGGGTCTGAGAGGATTCAGTACCTCTAACCAAATGTCTGGTCttcccagtagtagtagtatactcCACAGGTCCTCATTCCCtggtcccttcccctctccccgcCCTGATCCTAGTGCTACTTTCCTCCTAGCTCCACCCCAAAGCCCAGTGTTTCCTGGCCTCACCATGGCCTCCAGCCCCTTCCCCAGGCCTGTGACCCCCAGGCCAGTCAGAGGGCTTCCTTCCCAGGTACAGAGGCCCTGGGCTACACCTCTGGCTCAGGGACGCAGCCTTTTTGACCCCATCTCCCCAGCCCCCTCTAGTAGGTTTGCTGGACCCATTTCTTCCCCCAGTCTCACCCCCCGTTCCCTCCACACGCCCGTCTTCACTAACCACTTGATTCAGCTGGTGTCCAACTCCAACAAGACCCCCCAGAGACCGGGTTCTGACCACATCCGGCCCAATACCCGCCGCTTCCCCGGGCCTGCAGGAATCCTACCACAACAG CAGCTCCATGGGCAGAGCCTGGATGACATCGTGGTGGCCATTCCTCAGACACCTGCACATGGGGCCGTGGCTCGACTGCCCAGTCAG GTTCCCAGCTCTCAGACTGAGGAAGAGGATTTCAGTGGAGGTCCGTGGGCAGCGATGAAGGCAGAGATGGGATTGGACGAAAGGAACTCCTCCTGTTTTCTGCACTCTTACAGCGTGGCCATGGTACTCCGCAAG gcgGCCCTGAAACAGCTGGTGAAGAACAAGGTCCCCAACATGGCTGTGGTACTAAAGAGCATCCTCCACACACACGCTGATGCCAAGGCTGTGTTCAGGGATCCCACAG GAGAGATGCAGGGCACAGTGCACCGGCGCCTCCTAGAGGACAGACTGGGGGAGCTCAAGATGGGGGCGGTACTGCTGCTCAAACAG GTGGGTGTGTTCTCTCCGTCCCACCGTAACCACTACCTGAACGTGACACCCAACAACCTCCTGAGGATCTACCCTCCTGACGGCTCGACCCCGTCCTCCACACAGAGCCAGCTGCTCCCACTCCCCCTG GAGCCAATGTTGGAATCACCTGATCAGTCCTCCAGTGTCCCAGGAGCCCCTGTGTCTCAGATGGAGTTGTtctatgataatgatgatgaagaGGATGTTCGTGCCCCACAGGTCTCTGCAGACTCTGGTGCTGGCTCCTCTTGTGTTCCACAGGGCCCGCCTGCTGCACCACTGGACCTGTCCTGGGACGCAG ATGACCTTGATGAGCTTCTTGGAGAGTTGCCTGTTGagtcctactgcctctga
- the LOC112234860 gene encoding homologous recombination OB-fold protein isoform X1, with protein sequence MDWSAPSVSASTVSSAAQSCFLRSTAASTPAAPYGQNNSHQPTTEGILAHRGLSNGPGSENSTPNSVGQSPALGLRQLSTSKPLPSFPLPPLHLPTLSRGLCTVTQQSSSPAQQMKSNTTGQQEAPSPQDDFDDWVVDLADLDESDPQMSTWAQVRETAPAADLTKPSDDSVSPAKRLRPTACGGAQTGPNVGLRGFSTSNQMSGLPSSSSILHRSSFPGPFPSPRPDPSATFLLAPPQSPVFPGLTMASSPFPRPVTPRPVRGLPSQVQRPWATPLAQGRSLFDPISPAPSSRFAGPISSPSLTPRSLHTPVFTNHLIQLVSNSNKTPQRPGSDHIRPNTRRFPGPAGILPQQLHGQSLDDIVVAIPQTPAHGAVARLPSQVPSSQTEEEDFSGGPWAAMKAEMGLDERNSSCFLHSYSVAMVLRKAALKQLVKNKVPNMAVVLKSILHTHADAKAVFRDPTGEMQGTVHRRLLEDRLGELKMGAVLLLKQVGVFSPSHRNHYLNVTPNNLLRIYPPDGSTPSSTQSQLLPLPLEPMLESPDQSSSVPGAPVSQMELFYDNDDEEDVRAPQVSADSGAGSSCVPQGPPAAPLDLSWDADDLDELLGELPVESYCL encoded by the exons ATGGACTGGTCTGCTCCATCAGTGTCTGCTAGCACAGTGTCCTCTGCAGCACAGTCCTGTTTCCTCCGTTCAACTGCAGCATCAACTCCTGCTGCCCCCTATGGCCAGAATAACTCACATCAACCAACCACAGAAGGCATACTTGCCCATAGGGGCCTGTCGAATGGCCCAGGGTCAGAGAATTCAACACCGAACAGTGTAGGACAGTCTCCTGCTTTGGGTTTGAGACAGCTCTCTACATCTAAACCATTGCCCtcattccctcttccccctctccaccttcCTACACTGAGTAGGGGACTGTGTACAGTTACCCAACAGAGCTCCTCACCAGCTCAACAGATGAAGTCAAACACAACAGGACAACAAGAGGCCCCCTCGCCGCAGGATGACTTTGATGATTGGGTTGTTGACCTGGCAGACCTAGATGAAAGTGACCCACAGATGAGCACTTGGGCTCAGGTCCGAGAAACTGCTCCAGCTGCAGATCTAACCAAGCCCAGCGATGACTCTGTATCCCCAGCCAAAAGACTACGGCCCACAGCCTGTGGTGGTGCTCAAACCGGGCCCAATGTGGGTCTGAGAGGATTCAGTACCTCTAACCAAATGTCTGGTCttcccagtagtagtagtatactcCACAGGTCCTCATTCCCtggtcccttcccctctccccgcCCTGATCCTAGTGCTACTTTCCTCCTAGCTCCACCCCAAAGCCCAGTGTTTCCTGGCCTCACCATGGCCTCCAGCCCCTTCCCCAGGCCTGTGACCCCCAGGCCAGTCAGAGGGCTTCCTTCCCAGGTACAGAGGCCCTGGGCTACACCTCTGGCTCAGGGACGCAGCCTTTTTGACCCCATCTCCCCAGCCCCCTCTAGTAGGTTTGCTGGACCCATTTCTTCCCCCAGTCTCACCCCCCGTTCCCTCCACACGCCCGTCTTCACTAACCACTTGATTCAGCTGGTGTCCAACTCCAACAAGACCCCCCAGAGACCGGGTTCTGACCACATCCGGCCCAATACCCGCCGCTTCCCCGGGCCTGCAGGAATCCTACCACAACAG CTCCATGGGCAGAGCCTGGATGACATCGTGGTGGCCATTCCTCAGACACCTGCACATGGGGCCGTGGCTCGACTGCCCAGTCAG GTTCCCAGCTCTCAGACTGAGGAAGAGGATTTCAGTGGAGGTCCGTGGGCAGCGATGAAGGCAGAGATGGGATTGGACGAAAGGAACTCCTCCTGTTTTCTGCACTCTTACAGCGTGGCCATGGTACTCCGCAAG gcgGCCCTGAAACAGCTGGTGAAGAACAAGGTCCCCAACATGGCTGTGGTACTAAAGAGCATCCTCCACACACACGCTGATGCCAAGGCTGTGTTCAGGGATCCCACAG GAGAGATGCAGGGCACAGTGCACCGGCGCCTCCTAGAGGACAGACTGGGGGAGCTCAAGATGGGGGCGGTACTGCTGCTCAAACAG GTGGGTGTGTTCTCTCCGTCCCACCGTAACCACTACCTGAACGTGACACCCAACAACCTCCTGAGGATCTACCCTCCTGACGGCTCGACCCCGTCCTCCACACAGAGCCAGCTGCTCCCACTCCCCCTG GAGCCAATGTTGGAATCACCTGATCAGTCCTCCAGTGTCCCAGGAGCCCCTGTGTCTCAGATGGAGTTGTtctatgataatgatgatgaagaGGATGTTCGTGCCCCACAGGTCTCTGCAGACTCTGGTGCTGGCTCCTCTTGTGTTCCACAGGGCCCGCCTGCTGCACCACTGGACCTGTCCTGGGACGCAG ATGACCTTGATGAGCTTCTTGGAGAGTTGCCTGTTGagtcctactgcctctga